One part of the Nitrospira defluvii genome encodes these proteins:
- the rpoZ gene encoding DNA-directed RNA polymerase subunit omega, with amino-acid sequence MGEMLTLLPEYSSDEFDSRHRLVIVAAQRAKQLVQGARMTASSKFTKETSIALDEVLRHKVKFLVGKEARDAIKESKRVKEGETERLAMMTGEDAKEIKKELSVYVDDTAKPAAAPEGEE; translated from the coding sequence ATGGGTGAAATGTTGACGTTATTGCCTGAATACTCCAGCGACGAATTCGATTCCCGACACCGTTTGGTGATCGTTGCCGCGCAACGGGCGAAGCAGTTGGTCCAGGGGGCACGCATGACCGCCTCGTCCAAGTTCACCAAAGAGACCAGCATTGCCCTCGACGAAGTCTTGCGCCACAAGGTGAAATTCCTGGTCGGCAAGGAAGCCCGAGATGCGATCAAGGAATCCAAGCGCGTGAAGGAAGGCGAAACCGAGCGCCTCGCCATGATGACCGGCGAAGACGCGAAGGAAATCAAGAAAGAGCTGAGCGTCTACGTCGACGATACCGCAAAGCCCGCTGCCGCCCCGGAGGGCGAGGAGTAG
- the coaBC gene encoding bifunctional phosphopantothenoylcysteine decarboxylase/phosphopantothenate--cysteine ligase CoaBC encodes MQTTGPSLPGVRLVLAVTGSIAAYKAVSLLRLLRREAATVNVVMTAGACRFVTPLTFEVLSGSHVATDLFEAHQEMLHLSLPEQAQAIVIAPATANCLAKAALGLADDLLSTMLLTTQCPVIFVPAMDGDMWQHPTVVEHVATLRARGAVIVEPEEGPLASGRSGQGRLADEQRILAALQTALFPRKDWSGRRVLISAGPTQEAIDPVRFISNRSSGKMGYALAEAARMRGAEVVLVSGPTALPAPTGVDYCPVTTAEEMRKALLSRFTWSDTVIMAAAVADFRPAHPSQHKLKKRHHPITQLDLTPTDDILQELGERRTTQVLVGFAAETEDLLAHAREKLHAKHVDLLVANDVSAAGSGFGSDTNRVVLLAADGEAEELPLLPKRDVADRILDRILTVPTARRTTKPVGRSRR; translated from the coding sequence GTGCAGACCACCGGCCCCTCACTCCCGGGTGTCCGCCTTGTGCTCGCCGTCACGGGGAGTATCGCCGCCTATAAGGCGGTGAGTCTGCTGCGCCTGCTTCGGCGAGAAGCCGCGACAGTCAACGTGGTCATGACGGCCGGCGCCTGCCGGTTCGTGACCCCCTTGACCTTTGAAGTGTTATCCGGGTCGCATGTCGCGACGGATCTCTTCGAAGCCCACCAGGAAATGCTCCATCTCTCCTTGCCGGAGCAAGCCCAGGCCATCGTCATCGCGCCGGCCACGGCCAATTGTCTCGCCAAGGCCGCGCTTGGACTCGCCGATGATCTCCTCTCGACGATGCTCCTCACGACCCAATGTCCCGTGATTTTCGTCCCCGCCATGGACGGGGACATGTGGCAACATCCGACAGTGGTAGAACATGTCGCCACGCTCCGTGCACGCGGGGCGGTGATCGTGGAACCCGAGGAAGGGCCGCTCGCGTCCGGCCGCTCCGGCCAGGGACGATTAGCTGATGAACAGCGAATCTTGGCAGCCCTCCAGACCGCACTGTTCCCGCGAAAAGACTGGTCCGGGCGTCGGGTACTCATCTCCGCCGGCCCGACACAGGAGGCGATCGACCCGGTACGGTTTATTTCCAACCGGTCGTCGGGAAAGATGGGGTATGCACTGGCCGAGGCCGCCAGGATGCGGGGTGCGGAGGTGGTGTTGGTGTCAGGCCCCACGGCACTTCCTGCGCCGACCGGCGTCGACTATTGTCCCGTGACCACTGCCGAAGAGATGCGGAAGGCCCTGCTGAGCCGGTTTACCTGGAGCGACACCGTCATCATGGCCGCCGCGGTCGCAGATTTTCGTCCCGCACACCCATCTCAGCACAAACTCAAGAAGCGTCACCACCCGATCACTCAGTTGGATCTCACCCCGACAGACGATATTCTCCAAGAGTTAGGCGAGCGCCGCACGACGCAAGTGCTGGTCGGGTTCGCTGCAGAAACCGAGGATCTCCTTGCCCATGCGAGAGAAAAGCTGCATGCTAAGCACGTTGACCTGCTCGTCGCCAACGACGTGTCGGCGGCAGGCTCCGGGTTTGGGTCGGACACCAACCGGGTTGTCCTGCTGGCTGCAGACGGCGAGGCCGAGGAGCTTCCTCTTCTGCCAAAACGCGACGTCGCAGACCGGATTCTCGACCGAATCCTGACAGTGCCGACCGCTCGTCGGACGACGAAGCCGGTTGGACGTTCCCGCCGTTAA
- a CDS encoding YicC/YloC family endoribonuclease, with translation MIRSMTGYGKKDVTSQTASVTVEIRSVNHRFLEVAVRVPRSLAQLEDQIRKTVQQRCLRGRVDVSVSVHAAGGSLKTVQIDQALAKQYHVALKKLQKGLGLKGTVDISLLAGFRDIVSITDEPVDTEHLGKTVVRALGGALTDLEKMRRREGDALVKDLHAHLDAIRIAKSVVADRAPELAANAFGRMKGRIEALLQTELPDPARLQQELALYADRSDISEELVRLESHMLQFDQTLHSKESVGKTLEFLLQEMGREVNTIGSKANDADIAALVVRMKAELEKLREQVQNVE, from the coding sequence ATGATCCGGAGCATGACGGGGTATGGGAAAAAAGACGTGACGTCGCAGACCGCAAGCGTCACCGTGGAGATCCGTTCAGTCAATCACCGGTTTCTGGAAGTGGCGGTGCGAGTGCCTCGTTCCCTCGCACAGTTGGAAGACCAGATTCGAAAAACCGTCCAGCAACGCTGCCTGCGAGGTCGGGTCGATGTGTCGGTCTCCGTTCATGCCGCCGGCGGGAGCCTGAAAACCGTCCAGATTGATCAGGCGCTCGCCAAGCAATATCATGTCGCCCTCAAGAAACTGCAAAAAGGTTTGGGGCTGAAAGGCACCGTCGATATTTCCCTGTTGGCCGGATTTCGGGACATCGTCTCGATCACCGATGAACCGGTCGACACAGAACATCTGGGCAAAACGGTCGTGCGAGCCCTCGGTGGCGCGTTGACGGACCTGGAAAAGATGCGTAGACGAGAAGGGGATGCGCTGGTGAAGGACCTGCATGCGCATCTGGACGCGATTCGCATCGCGAAATCCGTTGTGGCGGATCGAGCACCGGAACTGGCCGCCAACGCATTTGGTCGCATGAAGGGGCGGATTGAAGCCCTTCTCCAGACCGAACTCCCGGACCCCGCGAGACTCCAGCAGGAGCTCGCCCTCTATGCCGACCGGTCGGACATCTCGGAAGAATTGGTCAGACTCGAGTCACATATGCTACAGTTCGACCAGACGCTCCACAGCAAGGAGTCCGTGGGGAAGACCTTGGAGTTTCTGCTTCAGGAAATGGGACGGGAAGTGAATACAATCGGCTCTAAAGCAAATGACGCCGACATTGCCGCGCTGGTCGTTCGCATGAAAGCCGAACTGGAAAAATTGCGCGAACAAGTCCAAAATGTGGAGTAA
- the gmk gene encoding guanylate kinase — protein sequence MSTAPVPPNEKPAQVRRGILFIISAPSGSGKTTLCKQITANVPGLWHSVSYTTRKPRPGEVNGKDYHFLDETAFRQMIDRNEFVEWAHVYGNLYGTPRKELTEKMEQGIDVLLEIDVQGARSVKKKFEDGVYIFILPPSFDTLRTRLQNRAGDSPEEIQRRLQKAKEEVWSYREYYYIVRNDDLKQSLKELESIFLAERTKTKRLNMTWLEEKFILDKEGKSGNAAQAPASKEQPNHG from the coding sequence ATGAGCACCGCGCCCGTTCCACCCAACGAGAAACCGGCACAAGTACGACGGGGCATACTCTTCATCATTTCCGCACCATCGGGAAGCGGAAAGACAACTCTGTGCAAACAGATCACGGCTAACGTCCCTGGTCTCTGGCACTCGGTATCCTACACCACGCGGAAGCCGCGGCCGGGAGAGGTAAACGGTAAGGATTATCATTTCCTGGACGAGACGGCATTCCGGCAGATGATCGATCGGAACGAGTTCGTGGAATGGGCTCATGTCTACGGTAACTTGTATGGCACCCCGCGTAAGGAATTGACAGAAAAGATGGAGCAGGGCATCGACGTGCTCCTCGAAATCGACGTGCAGGGTGCCCGCTCAGTGAAGAAAAAGTTTGAAGACGGCGTCTATATTTTCATTCTTCCGCCCTCGTTTGATACCTTGCGCACACGATTGCAGAATAGGGCCGGGGACTCGCCGGAAGAGATTCAACGCCGCCTGCAGAAGGCCAAAGAAGAAGTGTGGAGCTACCGCGAGTATTACTACATCGTCCGGAATGACGACCTGAAGCAGTCGTTGAAGGAACTGGAAAGCATTTTTCTGGCGGAACGGACCAAAACCAAACGCCTGAATATGACCTGGTTGGAAGAAAAATTTATTCTCGACAAAGAGGGGAAGTCTGGCAATGCCGCTCAGGCCCCCGCATCAAAGGAGCAGCCGAATCATGGGTGA
- a CDS encoding ATP-dependent Clp protease ATP-binding subunit: MFERFTDKGRKIIILAREEAERHQNDYLGTEHLVLAILRETDGIALMILKKMGLSTEQIRLEIERNLPGGGTTMTFGEIPFSPRVKKVIEYGVEEARLLGHNHIGSEHLLLGLLREEEGIGGKILRSLGANLLTARQLTVTFLRKSAPRERDRKSNTPALDEFGRDLTQLAQEGQLDPVIGRADEIERVLQILSRRSKNNPVLIGESGVGKTAIVEGLAQRIIASEVPDNLLSRRVIALDLGSLVAGTKYRGQFEERLKVVMKEIVQAGNIIIFIDELHTLVGAGAAEGSIDASNMLKPALSRGEIQCIGATTLDEYRKHIEKDGALKRRFQPIHVQPPSTDETVRIIQGLRDRYEEHHGVEITEDAIVEAVKLADRYITDRFLPDKAIDLIDETGSRAKLQTYALPTELKALEQELKKISREKELAISMQNFEEAVRHREEEERLRKLLDESKREWKKNQEKHKPTIGKEEVAYVVSKMTGIPLFKLEEEESNKLLRMEEFLHKRVIGQNEAISAVARAIRRSRAGLKEAKKPIGSFIFLGPTGVGKTELARTLAEFLFNSEDALIRIDMSEYQEKFTSSRLFGAPPGYVGYEEGGQLTEKVRRRPYSVVLFDEIEKAHPDVFNVLLQVLDDGVLTDSLGRKVDFKNTVVIMTSNIGTKLIQKGVSLGFQNDEKSGQEGRRKDEVMGELRRSFSPEFLNRIDEIVVFHPLEKDHLIHILDILLRELNLRLIDKSVSIDVDDEVKQWLIKEGYEPLYGARPMRRIIQRAIGDPLSEELIKGRFKDNRKIKVVLRDGAPAFIEQEAMAGV, from the coding sequence ATGTTCGAACGGTTCACGGACAAGGGTCGCAAGATCATCATCCTGGCACGTGAAGAAGCCGAGCGCCATCAGAACGATTACCTGGGCACCGAGCACCTGGTGTTGGCCATCCTTCGCGAGACGGATGGGATTGCGCTGATGATCCTCAAGAAAATGGGCCTCTCCACGGAACAGATCCGTCTCGAGATCGAGCGAAATCTACCGGGCGGCGGGACAACGATGACCTTCGGCGAAATTCCATTCAGCCCGCGGGTGAAGAAAGTCATCGAGTACGGAGTGGAAGAAGCCCGGTTACTCGGTCACAACCATATCGGCAGTGAGCATCTCTTGCTCGGCCTCCTGCGTGAAGAGGAAGGCATCGGCGGAAAGATTCTGAGGAGTCTTGGCGCCAACCTGCTCACCGCCAGGCAGCTGACGGTCACCTTCCTCAGAAAGTCGGCCCCGCGGGAACGAGACCGCAAGAGCAACACCCCCGCACTGGATGAATTCGGGCGTGACCTGACCCAGTTGGCCCAAGAGGGGCAATTGGATCCCGTCATCGGACGGGCGGATGAAATCGAACGCGTCCTGCAGATCCTCAGCCGCCGCTCCAAGAACAATCCCGTACTGATCGGCGAATCCGGCGTTGGCAAGACCGCCATCGTCGAAGGCCTCGCGCAGCGGATCATTGCGTCGGAGGTTCCCGACAATCTCCTCTCCCGTCGGGTGATTGCGCTCGATCTGGGCTCCCTCGTCGCCGGCACCAAGTACCGCGGCCAGTTCGAAGAGCGGTTGAAGGTGGTGATGAAGGAGATCGTGCAGGCGGGCAACATCATTATCTTCATCGATGAATTGCACACGCTGGTCGGCGCAGGCGCAGCTGAAGGCTCGATCGACGCCTCCAACATGCTCAAGCCGGCGCTGTCGCGCGGTGAAATTCAGTGCATCGGGGCTACGACGCTGGACGAATACCGCAAGCACATTGAGAAGGACGGCGCACTCAAACGGCGTTTTCAACCGATTCATGTGCAACCGCCGAGCACGGATGAGACCGTCCGTATCATCCAGGGCCTGCGCGACCGATATGAAGAGCACCATGGCGTAGAGATCACCGAAGACGCCATCGTCGAAGCGGTCAAGTTGGCGGATCGCTATATCACTGATCGATTCCTGCCGGATAAGGCCATCGATCTGATCGATGAAACCGGTTCGCGCGCCAAGTTACAAACCTATGCGCTGCCGACTGAACTCAAGGCGCTGGAGCAGGAACTCAAGAAGATCTCGCGTGAAAAAGAACTGGCCATCTCGATGCAGAACTTCGAAGAAGCCGTGCGCCATCGGGAAGAAGAAGAACGCTTGAGAAAACTGCTCGACGAGTCCAAACGTGAATGGAAAAAGAATCAGGAAAAGCACAAGCCGACGATCGGCAAGGAAGAAGTCGCCTATGTCGTGTCAAAAATGACCGGCATTCCTCTCTTTAAGTTGGAAGAGGAAGAGTCCAACAAATTACTCCGCATGGAGGAATTCCTCCACAAGCGGGTCATCGGGCAGAATGAGGCCATTTCGGCAGTCGCCCGCGCGATTCGTCGATCCCGGGCCGGCCTCAAGGAAGCGAAAAAGCCCATCGGGTCGTTTATTTTCCTCGGCCCGACCGGTGTCGGGAAAACGGAGTTGGCCCGCACGTTGGCCGAATTCCTCTTTAACAGTGAAGATGCGCTGATTCGCATCGACATGTCGGAATACCAAGAAAAGTTCACCAGCTCGCGTCTCTTCGGAGCACCCCCCGGATACGTGGGTTATGAAGAAGGCGGGCAGCTGACCGAAAAGGTTCGCCGCCGCCCATACTCCGTGGTTCTGTTCGACGAAATCGAAAAAGCGCATCCGGACGTGTTCAACGTGCTTCTCCAAGTCCTGGATGACGGCGTGCTCACGGACAGCCTGGGTAGGAAAGTCGATTTCAAGAACACGGTCGTCATCATGACGTCCAACATCGGAACCAAGCTGATCCAGAAGGGTGTCTCGCTCGGATTCCAGAATGATGAAAAGAGCGGACAGGAAGGACGCAGGAAGGATGAAGTGATGGGCGAGCTTCGCCGGTCCTTCAGTCCGGAATTCCTGAACCGGATCGACGAAATCGTGGTCTTCCACCCGTTGGAGAAGGATCACCTGATTCACATCCTGGATATTCTGCTGCGGGAGTTGAATCTCCGCCTCATCGACAAGAGCGTCAGCATCGACGTGGACGACGAGGTCAAGCAGTGGCTCATCAAGGAAGGGTACGAACCGCTGTATGGCGCGCGCCCGATGCGCCGCATCATCCAGCGGGCCATCGGTGATCCGTTGTCCGAAGAACTCATCAAGGGCCGTTTCAAGGACAACCGGAAGATTAAGGTCGTCCTGCGAGACGGCGCACCAGCGTTTATCGAACAGGAGGCCATGGCGGGCGTGTAG
- a CDS encoding tetratricopeptide repeat protein, with translation MAASPRIDPAIAAEIDRLATAVAKDPRSKDFLPLADEYIKAGMWQEAAAVLEDGLKAYPGFVTAMAALGRVYDQLGQPAKAKSILEDVVKQRPDNLRAHRILAKLYQSEGHTEQALSSCMAILNANPFDEEALSLKRTITGAPIDAPPARREKKRLGVESTSEKLRIESPAAVGSDSIRPSTPATNAAAATPVSASVPEPSTMKHAATIARLEAWLGTIQSKRHPESGPR, from the coding sequence GTGGCAGCATCTCCGCGCATCGATCCGGCCATTGCCGCGGAAATTGATCGGTTGGCGACAGCCGTGGCCAAAGATCCTCGCTCGAAAGACTTTCTTCCCCTCGCAGATGAGTACATCAAGGCCGGCATGTGGCAGGAAGCCGCCGCCGTCCTCGAAGATGGCCTCAAAGCCTATCCCGGTTTTGTGACCGCCATGGCCGCGCTTGGGCGGGTCTACGACCAGCTGGGCCAGCCGGCGAAGGCGAAGTCTATTCTCGAAGACGTGGTGAAACAACGCCCCGATAATCTGCGCGCGCATCGTATTCTGGCGAAGCTCTACCAGAGCGAAGGGCACACCGAACAGGCCCTGAGTTCGTGCATGGCCATCCTCAATGCCAATCCCTTCGACGAGGAAGCGCTCTCCCTGAAGCGGACCATTACCGGCGCACCAATCGACGCGCCGCCCGCGAGGCGCGAGAAAAAACGTCTCGGGGTTGAGTCTACATCCGAGAAGCTCAGGATCGAGAGCCCTGCTGCCGTCGGTTCCGACTCGATCCGGCCATCGACACCAGCGACAAACGCAGCGGCTGCCACACCCGTGAGTGCATCGGTACCGGAACCGTCCACCATGAAACATGCGGCGACGATTGCCCGCCTCGAAGCGTGGCTCGGAACCATTCAATCCAAACGCCACCCTGAGTCTGGCCCACGCTAG
- the nth gene encoding endonuclease III, which produces MKSVVTPTSSASAERRRLQRILTTLRDTAPAMKVELDHRTPWELLVATILSAQCTDQRVNQVTPNLFRRYHHPRDYAEADPAELEALIRPTGFFKTKAKNLMQCAKVVTEQFHGEVPDTMDALTTLPGVGRKTANVLLGNVFDKPAVVVDTHVKRVSGRLHLTRHTDPDKVEADLQMLLPARQWTEGSQRLLLHGRYVCLARAPKCRDCAIASECRWEGKTVR; this is translated from the coding sequence ATGAAATCTGTCGTGACACCGACATCTTCCGCCTCCGCGGAACGCCGCCGCCTCCAGCGCATCCTCACGACGTTACGAGACACCGCACCGGCTATGAAGGTGGAATTGGACCACCGCACCCCCTGGGAACTGCTGGTGGCCACCATCCTGTCGGCGCAATGTACGGACCAGCGTGTCAACCAGGTCACGCCGAATCTGTTCCGCCGGTATCACCACCCACGCGATTATGCGGAGGCCGACCCGGCAGAACTGGAAGCCCTGATTCGCCCAACCGGATTCTTCAAGACAAAAGCCAAGAATCTGATGCAGTGCGCGAAGGTCGTCACCGAGCAATTTCACGGTGAGGTGCCGGATACGATGGACGCCCTCACGACCCTGCCGGGAGTCGGGCGAAAAACAGCGAATGTGCTCCTCGGCAATGTGTTCGACAAGCCGGCTGTGGTGGTTGATACCCATGTCAAACGCGTCTCCGGACGCCTGCACCTGACTCGCCATACTGATCCGGACAAAGTTGAAGCTGACCTACAAATGTTGCTGCCTGCACGCCAGTGGACGGAAGGATCACAACGGCTCCTTCTGCACGGCCGATACGTGTGCCTCGCGCGCGCACCGAAATGCCGAGACTGCGCGATCGCTTCAGAGTGCCGTTGGGAGGGGAAAACCGTACGATGA
- the tsaD gene encoding tRNA (adenosine(37)-N6)-threonylcarbamoyltransferase complex transferase subunit TsaD yields the protein MAPVCSMTTFGATTVLGPILGIETSCDETAAAVLDGTGHVLSNIISSQQAVHERFGGVVPELASRAHIQNVDHVTRRALDNARLGWQDLTAIAVTQGPGLAGALLVGLSYAKSIAYALGIPLVGVSHLEGHIASAWIDRPAFPRNCVVLIASGGHTHLFHADESGGFRLMGRTIDDAAGEAFDKGAQMLGLGYPGGPLIDAAARKGRPTVVRFPRSRVRTGALDFSFSGLKTALLYHLQTLTPNAIAEQQADLAACYQEAIVDVLVRQAFAAVERAGVSALAVVGGVSANSRLRAKLTERATQEGIELGLPALSYCTDNAAMIAAAGQRALLLGQVTALDGEALPDCVLPSAAPGGATGRRR from the coding sequence ATGGCACCTGTCTGTAGCATGACCACCTTCGGCGCCACTACCGTCCTCGGCCCAATCCTGGGAATTGAAACATCCTGCGATGAAACCGCTGCGGCCGTGCTCGATGGCACCGGACATGTCCTCTCCAATATCATTTCCTCCCAACAGGCGGTGCATGAGCGATTCGGCGGGGTCGTGCCGGAATTGGCGTCGCGCGCGCATATTCAAAATGTGGATCATGTCACTCGCCGGGCCTTGGACAACGCGAGACTCGGATGGCAGGACCTCACCGCCATCGCCGTGACGCAAGGGCCTGGCCTGGCCGGCGCCCTTTTGGTCGGGCTGAGTTACGCGAAGTCCATCGCGTACGCCCTGGGAATTCCGTTGGTCGGCGTCAGTCACCTTGAGGGCCATATCGCTTCGGCCTGGATCGATCGCCCGGCGTTTCCTCGAAACTGCGTGGTGTTGATCGCATCAGGTGGCCACACCCATCTGTTTCATGCGGACGAGTCGGGTGGCTTTCGGCTCATGGGACGTACGATCGACGACGCGGCCGGAGAGGCCTTCGACAAAGGCGCGCAGATGCTGGGCCTGGGCTATCCCGGTGGGCCACTCATCGATGCTGCCGCCCGCAAGGGGCGCCCGACAGTGGTGCGGTTCCCGCGCTCTCGTGTGAGAACCGGGGCCTTGGATTTCAGCTTCAGCGGATTGAAAACCGCCTTGCTCTATCACCTTCAAACCCTGACCCCGAACGCGATCGCCGAGCAGCAGGCCGACTTGGCAGCCTGTTATCAGGAGGCCATCGTGGACGTCCTCGTGCGACAGGCGTTCGCAGCGGTCGAGAGAGCAGGGGTGTCCGCACTCGCGGTCGTCGGCGGTGTGTCTGCGAATTCCCGGCTGCGGGCCAAATTGACCGAGCGGGCCACCCAAGAGGGGATAGAGTTGGGACTCCCGGCTCTCTCCTATTGCACCGACAATGCAGCGATGATCGCCGCCGCAGGGCAGCGGGCACTGCTCCTCGGCCAGGTCACGGCGCTGGACGGCGAAGCCCTGCCGGATTGTGTGTTGCCTTCCGCCGCACCTGGCGGAGCCACTGGCCGAAGACGGTAA
- the hflX gene encoding GTPase HflX, which yields MCVAFRRTWRSHWPKTVTLKYFGSLTIATIHGQISGLKASHLAALERLYRRRIPASVVITTELARTASQLSRDMRRPIGLLITRRGVIEQVLVGPGCAPTIESLAKFRVGAHSLRGLRLIRTHLHEEPLSQEDITHLAMLRLDLIGVLGVTQEGEPSLLHLAHLLPPNPEGEVCRLLKPVPFHELDLQLDTFLHTLESDLQRSATHHTVSAGTESAILVSASPRSRAEQEEHLEELSELAESAGVRVLDRVVQRTQEGYERYLLGKGKLKEMVMRALQKGADLIIFDQDLAPAQARAISEVTDIKVIDRTQLILDIFARRAHTREGKVQVELAQLRYLLPRLLGHGTSLSRLGGGIGSRGPGETKLETDRRRIRDRIAHLEREIADVARHQDQRRAKRIRQGLPILSIVGYTNAGKSTLLNTLTHSEIPAQDRLFETLDTTSRRLRFPHDREVIVTDTVGFIRDLPKDLVGAFRTTLEELRDADLLLHVVDASAVDIDQQIKAVDSILQSLNMDTIPRVMVLNKCDRLAAQEVTALSARYHAIGISALNRDSLRPLIAHLETLLPVVPSFSAPAEHPDQPPQDLALASRS from the coding sequence TTGTGTGTTGCCTTCCGCCGCACCTGGCGGAGCCACTGGCCGAAGACGGTAACACTCAAGTACTTTGGGAGTCTGACCATCGCCACCATTCACGGACAAATCAGTGGCCTGAAAGCCAGTCACCTTGCGGCGTTGGAGCGGTTGTACCGTCGGCGCATTCCGGCCTCGGTCGTGATCACGACCGAACTGGCGCGCACGGCGAGCCAGCTCTCACGCGACATGCGCCGTCCCATCGGACTGCTCATCACGCGCCGCGGAGTCATCGAACAGGTATTGGTCGGGCCGGGGTGCGCCCCCACCATCGAATCATTGGCAAAATTCAGAGTCGGCGCACACTCACTCCGAGGACTCCGACTCATCCGGACACATCTGCACGAAGAGCCGCTCAGTCAGGAAGACATCACCCACCTCGCGATGCTGCGGCTGGATTTGATCGGCGTGCTCGGTGTCACCCAGGAAGGGGAACCCAGTCTGTTGCATCTGGCCCATCTGCTGCCGCCCAACCCTGAGGGCGAGGTCTGCCGTCTGCTTAAACCGGTCCCCTTCCACGAACTCGACCTCCAATTGGATACGTTCCTGCATACGCTCGAAAGCGACCTCCAGCGTTCAGCTACTCACCATACGGTATCCGCCGGCACGGAATCCGCGATTCTGGTGAGCGCATCACCCCGAAGTCGCGCCGAGCAGGAAGAGCATCTGGAAGAGCTCAGCGAGTTGGCCGAATCGGCCGGCGTTCGCGTCCTTGACCGTGTCGTTCAACGCACCCAGGAAGGCTACGAACGGTACTTGCTCGGCAAAGGGAAATTGAAGGAGATGGTGATGCGCGCGCTCCAAAAGGGCGCCGACCTGATCATTTTCGACCAGGATCTTGCTCCCGCACAGGCGAGAGCGATCTCCGAGGTGACGGACATCAAAGTCATCGATCGGACCCAGCTCATTCTGGATATTTTTGCCCGCCGCGCTCACACGCGGGAAGGAAAGGTACAGGTCGAGTTGGCCCAGCTTCGTTACCTGCTCCCCAGGCTCCTTGGACACGGTACCTCGCTGTCACGTCTTGGGGGAGGCATAGGATCCAGAGGGCCGGGCGAAACCAAACTGGAGACCGATCGCCGCCGCATCCGCGATCGCATCGCGCACCTGGAGCGGGAAATTGCGGATGTCGCCCGCCATCAGGATCAGCGCCGAGCGAAGCGTATCCGGCAGGGGCTCCCCATTCTTTCCATCGTGGGATATACGAACGCCGGGAAATCCACGCTGCTCAACACCCTGACCCACAGCGAGATCCCCGCACAGGATCGGCTCTTTGAAACACTCGACACCACCAGTCGCCGCCTACGCTTCCCGCACGACCGGGAAGTCATCGTCACCGATACCGTGGGATTTATCCGGGACCTGCCCAAAGACTTGGTTGGCGCCTTTCGTACGACCCTGGAAGAACTCCGTGATGCCGACCTGCTGCTCCACGTGGTGGATGCCTCCGCAGTCGATATTGATCAGCAGATCAAGGCGGTCGACAGCATCCTTCAGTCGCTGAACATGGATACCATTCCACGGGTCATGGTCCTCAACAAGTGTGATCGGCTTGCCGCACAGGAAGTCACCGCGCTGAGTGCGCGTTATCATGCCATCGGCATCTCGGCCTTGAACCGGGACAGTTTACGCCCGTTGATCGCGCACCTTGAGACACTCCTCCCTGTGGTGCCGTCCTTCTCAGCGCCTGCGGAGCATCCGGACCAACCGCCACAGGACCTGGCACTTGCATCTCGATCTTAA